A section of the Deinococcus taeanensis genome encodes:
- a CDS encoding TetR/AcrR family transcriptional regulator codes for MPPEITRPARARSAEEKNQRRDDILRAAERLWTTTTYAELSMNQVAREAQLAKGTLYLYFDTKEELFLALLSEHLHAWINRTADLLVERKPRTPQQLTDVLLDSAEHLTPLRRLLVLLGTVLERNVRPELAQEFRRELDTQLRRLVQHMPYSAPTTLRLLRHLYALAIGWQQFRESLTGTDLSGQPRQEDPGEYRAEFELALRAILEQLAAQDRRTANAV; via the coding sequence ATGCCCCCTGAAATCACCCGCCCTGCCCGCGCCCGAAGTGCGGAAGAAAAGAACCAGAGACGCGACGACATCCTCCGTGCGGCCGAACGCCTCTGGACCACGACGACCTACGCGGAGCTCAGCATGAACCAGGTGGCGCGGGAAGCCCAGCTGGCCAAGGGCACGCTCTACCTGTACTTCGACACCAAGGAAGAACTGTTCCTGGCGCTGCTCAGCGAGCACCTGCACGCCTGGATCAACCGGACGGCCGACCTGCTCGTTGAGCGTAAGCCCCGCACCCCGCAGCAGCTCACCGACGTGCTGCTTGACTCCGCCGAGCACCTCACCCCGCTGCGCCGCCTGCTGGTGCTGCTCGGCACCGTGCTGGAACGCAACGTGCGCCCCGAACTGGCGCAGGAGTTCCGCCGTGAACTCGACACGCAGCTGCGCCGCCTGGTGCAGCACATGCCCTACAGCGCCCCCACCACCCTGCGCCTTCTGCGCCACCTGTACGCCCTGGCGATCGGGTGGCAGCAGTTCCGGGAATCCCTGACCGGCACTGACCTCTCCGGTCAGCCCCGCCAGGAAGACCCGGGCGAGTACCGCGCGGAGTTTGAACTGGCGCTGCGCGCCATCCTGGAGCAGCTGGCCGCGCAGGACCGCCGCACCGCCAACGCCGTGTAA
- a CDS encoding bifunctional 5,10-methylenetetrahydrofolate dehydrogenase/5,10-methenyltetrahydrofolate cyclohydrolase: protein MTDSVSPTPGRELPGKPLADRVTRQVRTDLAAWAFEPHLVSVLASGDPASRVYVDSKARRAQRLGVRFSVQDLGADATQAQLHETLDALSSDPEVHGIMLELPLAAGLDADAALLHVTARKDIEGLSPANLALIAAGRESEALLPPTPRSVRFLLREALGDDLRGLRVAVIGPGRTVGRPLTFMLNNRGVTVTLCNEHTRDLRGVLAAQDAVVTAVGRAGLLGPDHVQPKLVVIDAGINVQPGGVVGDAAPGLPVQVQTPVPGGVGPLTSALMYQNLVRAVKLQRGEPVE from the coding sequence ATGACTGACTCTGTTTCCCCCACCCCGGGCCGGGAGCTGCCCGGTAAACCCCTGGCGGACCGCGTGACCCGGCAGGTCCGCACAGACCTGGCCGCCTGGGCCTTCGAACCTCACCTGGTGAGCGTCCTGGCATCCGGTGACCCTGCCAGCCGCGTGTACGTGGACAGCAAGGCCCGGCGGGCCCAGCGGCTGGGCGTGCGCTTCAGCGTGCAGGACCTGGGTGCGGACGCCACGCAGGCCCAGCTGCACGAAACCCTTGACGCCCTGTCCAGCGACCCCGAGGTTCACGGCATCATGCTGGAACTGCCGCTCGCGGCCGGCCTGGACGCCGACGCGGCGCTGCTGCACGTCACCGCCCGCAAGGACATCGAGGGCCTGAGTCCTGCCAACCTCGCGCTGATCGCCGCAGGTCGCGAAAGCGAGGCGCTGCTGCCCCCCACGCCGCGCTCGGTGCGCTTCCTGCTGCGCGAAGCGCTGGGCGACGACCTGCGGGGGCTGCGGGTGGCGGTGATCGGACCGGGCCGCACCGTCGGCCGGCCCCTGACGTTCATGCTGAACAACCGCGGCGTCACGGTCACCCTGTGCAACGAGCACACCCGGGACCTGCGCGGAGTGCTGGCCGCGCAGGACGCCGTGGTGACCGCCGTGGGCCGCGCCGGCCTGCTGGGGCCGGACCACGTTCAGCCGAAGCTGGTCGTGATCGACGCGGGCATCAACGTGCAGCCGGGCGGCGTGGTCGGCGACGCCGCGCCGGGCCTGCCGGTGCAGGTGCAGACGCCAGTCCCGGGCGGTGTGGGGCCGCTGACCAGCGCCCTGATGTACCAGAATCTCGTGCGGGCCGTAAAACTTCAGCGGGGCGAACCGGTCGAGTAG
- the lepA gene encoding translation elongation factor 4: MKDHCIVRAGRDRLRFVNVRNFSIIAHVDHGKSTLADRILERLGAMSERDKRDQTLDTLELERERGITIKSTPVRLTYRRENGEEYTLNLIDTPGHVDFNYEVSRSLAACEGVLLLVDASQGVEAQTIVNAYLAIDNNLEIVPVVNKIDLPAADPEGAAQELEDVIGIPASDAVFASGKAGIGISEILEAVVERIPAPTGDPAAPLKALIFDSFFDAYQGVILFVRVLEGTLQPKDQIRLMNAGKNFEVDKVGTFSPRLVVGQELGAGAVGWVAAGIKDIQDAQVGDTLTGRDRQTTEPFPGFKPAQPVVFSGLYPTDTEDYRKLRDALEKLKLNDAAFSFEPETSEALGFGFRCGFLGLLHAEIIQERLEREYDLDLIATAPAVVYRVTLTNGDIFETQNPAEFPTRDRISMVEEPYIKLSIMLPEDYVGTVMQLLQDRRGSMITMNYVGKRVELLYEVPFAEILYDFHDRLKSISRGYASMDYEQLGYREGDLRKVDIMVNNEVIDALAVIVHETKTYNLGRKIVDKMADVIPRQMFPVPVQAVIGGKIIARATVKAFRKDVLAKCYGGDISRKKKLLDKQKKGRARMKQFGTVEVPQEAFLAVLSTEE; this comes from the coding sequence ATGAAGGATCACTGCATCGTCAGGGCCGGGCGGGATAGACTGCGGTTTGTGAACGTCAGGAACTTTTCGATTATCGCCCATGTGGACCACGGGAAATCCACCCTCGCGGACCGCATTCTGGAGCGGCTGGGCGCCATGTCCGAGCGGGACAAGCGCGACCAGACGCTCGACACGCTGGAACTGGAACGTGAGCGTGGCATCACCATCAAGTCCACTCCGGTGCGCCTGACATACAGGCGTGAGAACGGGGAGGAGTACACCCTCAACCTGATCGACACGCCCGGGCATGTGGATTTCAACTACGAGGTCTCGCGGTCCCTGGCGGCGTGCGAGGGCGTGCTGCTGCTTGTCGACGCCTCGCAAGGTGTGGAGGCGCAGACGATCGTGAACGCCTACCTGGCGATCGACAACAACCTGGAGATCGTGCCGGTCGTGAACAAGATCGACCTGCCGGCCGCCGATCCGGAAGGGGCGGCGCAGGAACTGGAGGACGTGATCGGCATTCCCGCGTCGGACGCCGTGTTCGCGTCCGGGAAGGCCGGGATCGGCATTTCGGAGATTCTGGAGGCAGTGGTGGAGCGGATTCCCGCGCCGACCGGTGATCCGGCCGCGCCGCTGAAAGCGCTGATTTTCGACTCGTTCTTCGACGCGTACCAGGGGGTGATTCTGTTTGTGCGGGTGCTGGAAGGCACGCTGCAGCCCAAGGATCAGATCCGCCTGATGAACGCCGGGAAGAACTTCGAGGTCGATAAGGTCGGGACGTTCAGTCCGAGACTGGTCGTGGGTCAGGAGCTCGGGGCGGGCGCGGTGGGATGGGTGGCGGCCGGCATCAAGGACATTCAGGACGCGCAGGTGGGTGACACCCTGACGGGCCGCGACCGGCAGACGACCGAGCCGTTCCCGGGCTTCAAACCGGCGCAACCGGTGGTGTTCTCGGGCCTGTACCCGACCGACACCGAGGACTACCGCAAGCTGCGTGACGCGCTGGAGAAACTGAAACTGAACGACGCGGCGTTCTCCTTCGAGCCGGAAACGTCTGAGGCTCTGGGGTTCGGTTTCCGCTGCGGGTTCCTGGGGCTGCTGCACGCGGAGATCATTCAGGAGCGCCTGGAGCGCGAGTACGACCTGGACCTGATTGCCACGGCGCCCGCCGTGGTGTACCGCGTGACGCTCACGAACGGGGACATCTTCGAAACGCAGAACCCGGCGGAGTTCCCTACGCGCGACCGGATCAGCATGGTGGAGGAGCCGTACATCAAGCTGTCGATCATGCTGCCCGAGGACTATGTCGGGACGGTGATGCAGCTGCTGCAGGACCGGCGCGGTTCGATGATCACCATGAACTACGTGGGCAAACGCGTGGAGCTGCTGTACGAGGTGCCGTTCGCGGAGATTCTGTATGACTTCCATGACCGCCTTAAGAGCATCTCGCGGGGGTACGCCAGCATGGATTACGAGCAGCTGGGCTACCGCGAGGGTGACCTGCGCAAGGTTGACATCATGGTGAACAACGAGGTCATTGACGCGCTGGCCGTGATTGTGCACGAAACCAAAACGTACAACCTGGGCCGCAAGATTGTGGACAAGATGGCGGACGTGATTCCCCGGCAGATGTTCCCGGTGCCGGTGCAGGCGGTGATCGGCGGGAAGATCATTGCGCGCGCCACCGTGAAGGCGTTCCGTAAGGACGTGCTTGCCAAGTGTTACGGCGGCGATATCAGCCGGAAGAAGAAGCTGCTTGACAAGCAGAAGAAGGGCCGCGCCCGCATGAAGCAGTTCGGGACGGTGGAGGTGCCGCAGGAGGCGTTCCTGGCGGTGCTGAGCACCGAGGAGTAA
- a CDS encoding sensor histidine kinase — MRNPVSAQRPPQTVRRTLGGSTLRAQFTGVIFLLAFLPNIVLTLMAQPTVPLMTVLAWMLVVGMLCGVVGYVLSGSLLRAVSRLQDEVEAGRFRDRHPDDPREILTLRAAFTGLLDRLSTEQGRRNAFIATLVHDLKTPLIATGHLTRALTTLPLPDAERREVGRQIQAETQRLLDLVQQMADAHRFEQEDVQVQCAPTDLRGVLDTVAQRLAVQAEERGLSITVTGAGVAPADAGVLERAVTNLTVNALRYARTQVKLSVDRLGLHVTDDGPGLPAPLNELAQPFNAQPTMIAGRQYTSGTAGLGLFIVRRIAEAHGGRLSYARESHSPTEAPPGLPTSALPPTQTRFTLFLPEVHP; from the coding sequence ATGAGGAATCCGGTGAGCGCGCAGCGACCCCCGCAGACCGTCCGCCGGACGCTGGGGGGCAGCACGCTGCGCGCGCAGTTCACTGGCGTGATCTTCCTGCTGGCGTTCCTGCCGAACATCGTCCTGACCCTGATGGCCCAGCCCACCGTGCCCCTCATGACCGTGCTGGCGTGGATGCTGGTCGTGGGCATGCTGTGCGGCGTGGTGGGCTACGTGCTGAGCGGCTCCCTGCTGCGCGCCGTGAGCCGCCTTCAGGACGAGGTGGAAGCCGGGCGGTTCCGGGACCGCCATCCGGACGACCCGCGGGAAATCCTCACGCTGCGCGCCGCGTTCACCGGGCTGCTGGACCGCCTCAGCACCGAGCAGGGCCGCCGCAATGCGTTCATTGCCACGCTGGTGCACGACCTGAAGACCCCTCTGATCGCCACCGGTCACCTCACGCGGGCCCTGACCACCCTGCCCCTCCCGGACGCCGAACGGCGCGAGGTGGGCCGGCAGATCCAGGCAGAAACGCAGCGGCTGCTGGACCTCGTGCAGCAGATGGCCGACGCGCACCGTTTCGAGCAGGAGGACGTGCAGGTGCAGTGCGCGCCCACTGACCTGCGCGGGGTGCTTGACACGGTGGCGCAGCGTCTGGCCGTGCAGGCCGAGGAGCGTGGCCTGAGCATCACCGTGACCGGGGCCGGCGTCGCTCCGGCCGACGCGGGCGTCCTGGAACGCGCCGTCACCAACCTGACCGTCAACGCCCTGCGTTACGCCCGCACGCAGGTGAAGCTCAGCGTGGACCGCCTCGGCCTGCACGTCACCGACGACGGCCCCGGTCTTCCCGCTCCACTGAATGAACTGGCGCAACCCTTCAACGCTCAGCCCACCATGATCGCCGGTCGGCAGTACACGTCCGGCACCGCCGGGCTGGGCCTGTTCATCGTGCGGCGCATCGCGGAAGCCCACGGCGGGCGCCTGTCGTACGCCCGCGAAAGTCATTCTCCCACCGAAGCCCCACCGGGCCTCCCCACGTCCGCACTCCCGCCCACCCAGACCCGCTTCACCCTGTTCCTCCCGGAGGTTCACCCATGA
- a CDS encoding response regulator transcription factor gives MRLVIADDHPLFRMGLKYALIHQGFDVVAEASDGLAALEACRALQPDAVLLDVKMPGMTGIEVCERLRQSNPRLVSVLITTFAEPAIVQAARAAGARGYVSKETDPESLARQLRDIVANPDVDRLPHVDVPRLTPRESEVLPLLAQGYSNKEIAKNLGVSPDTVKDHLARLYAKLDAGDRTEAVSRARSIGLLH, from the coding sequence ATGAGACTAGTCATTGCCGACGATCACCCCCTCTTCCGCATGGGCCTGAAGTACGCCCTGATTCACCAGGGTTTCGACGTGGTCGCGGAGGCCAGTGACGGCCTGGCCGCCCTGGAGGCCTGCCGGGCCCTGCAGCCCGACGCGGTGCTGCTGGACGTGAAGATGCCCGGCATGACCGGCATTGAGGTGTGTGAACGCCTGCGCCAGAGCAATCCACGTCTCGTGAGCGTCCTGATCACCACCTTCGCGGAGCCCGCCATCGTGCAGGCGGCCCGCGCGGCCGGCGCGCGCGGGTACGTGAGCAAGGAAACCGACCCGGAGAGCCTCGCGCGGCAGCTTCGGGACATCGTGGCGAATCCTGACGTGGACCGCCTGCCGCACGTGGATGTGCCGCGCCTGACGCCCCGCGAGTCCGAGGTGCTGCCCCTGCTTGCCCAGGGGTACAGCAACAAGGAAATTGCGAAGAACCTCGGCGTGAGTCCGGACACGGTGAAGGATCACCTCGCGCGCCTGTACGCGAAACTGGACGCCGGGGACCGCACCGAGGCGGTCAGCCGCGCCCGGTCCATCGGTCTGCTGCACTGA
- a CDS encoding pyridoxal phosphate-dependent aminotransferase produces MSGPFSLSDRALSLKPSSTVAVTSRALELQRQGVDVISMSVGEPDFDTPDHVKAAAIRAIESGKTKYTAVSGIAELREAISAKFARENGLTYAPECVTVTSGGKQALFNAFFALLNPGDEVLIPAPYWVSYPEMVALTGAVPVAVPTTPESGFMLDPGELEARVTARTRMIVLNSPGNPTGAVFSPEVLRGVAAVAQRHGLMIVTDEMYEHLVYDAEQLSIGTLAPEHTLTVNGASKAYAMTGWRIGYAGGPKGVIAAMNALQSQSTSNASSVSQYAALAALGDHEATAQFVTLARAAYRARRDRIVSGLNALGLRTPTPQGAFYVMADTTPIHADELEATRRILDEARVAVVPGTDFAAPGQVRLSYATSMDNINEVLRRLAPLSGA; encoded by the coding sequence ATGAGCGGCCCTTTCTCGCTGTCCGACCGAGCCCTGAGCCTCAAGCCGTCCTCGACAGTGGCGGTCACCAGCCGAGCGCTGGAGTTGCAGCGGCAGGGCGTGGACGTGATCAGCATGAGTGTGGGCGAGCCGGACTTCGACACGCCCGATCACGTGAAGGCCGCCGCCATTCGCGCAATCGAGTCAGGCAAGACGAAATACACCGCCGTCAGCGGCATTGCGGAGTTGCGTGAGGCCATCAGCGCGAAGTTCGCGCGGGAGAACGGCCTGACGTACGCGCCGGAGTGCGTGACCGTCACCAGCGGCGGGAAGCAGGCGCTGTTCAACGCGTTCTTCGCGCTGCTCAACCCGGGTGACGAGGTGCTGATCCCCGCGCCCTACTGGGTGAGCTACCCGGAGATGGTGGCGCTGACGGGCGCCGTGCCGGTGGCGGTGCCGACCACGCCGGAGTCCGGGTTCATGCTGGACCCCGGCGAGCTGGAGGCGCGGGTCACCGCACGGACCCGCATGATCGTGCTGAACAGTCCGGGCAACCCGACCGGCGCGGTGTTCTCCCCGGAGGTGCTACGCGGCGTGGCGGCGGTGGCGCAGCGGCACGGGCTGATGATCGTGACCGACGAGATGTACGAACACCTTGTGTATGACGCCGAGCAGCTCAGCATCGGCACGCTGGCGCCCGAGCACACCCTGACGGTCAACGGGGCGAGCAAAGCGTATGCCATGACCGGCTGGCGGATCGGGTACGCGGGCGGCCCGAAGGGCGTGATTGCGGCCATGAATGCCCTGCAGTCGCAGAGCACGAGCAATGCCAGCAGCGTGTCGCAGTACGCGGCGCTCGCGGCGCTGGGCGATCACGAGGCCACCGCGCAGTTCGTCACGCTGGCCCGCGCGGCGTACCGCGCCCGGCGCGACCGGATTGTTTCGGGACTGAACGCTCTGGGGCTGCGCACGCCGACGCCTCAGGGGGCGTTCTACGTGATGGCGGACACGACGCCCATTCACGCCGATGAGCTGGAGGCCACGCGGCGCATTCTGGATGAGGCGCGCGTGGCGGTCGTTCCAGGGACTGATTTTGCCGCACCTGGACAGGTGCGCCTGAGCTACGCGACCAGCATGGACAACATCAACGAGGTGCTGCGCCGCCTCGCCCCGCTGTCGGGCGCTTGA
- a CDS encoding AIM24 family protein, whose amino-acid sequence MTNMQPGSDGTYSLRDFIAQTAERDNPGEVFELESSKMLEVKVNGRIWSKLGAMVAYKGNLSFTREGMLEGGLMKALKRAVSQEMSPLAKIEGRGVAYLADQGKEVQILRLQGDALNVNGNDLLAFEDTVQYDITMQRRIAGMAAGGLFSVRVQGHGMVAILSHGKPLTLRVTPHEPIFTDPNATIAWSGNLQPQLRMDSSMRSIFGRGGGETYQMVFQGDGFVVVQPYEEFEAGMVGGDSHGGHSVGRSLGDLFD is encoded by the coding sequence ATGACGAACATGCAGCCGGGCAGTGACGGGACCTACAGCCTGCGCGATTTCATTGCGCAGACCGCCGAGCGGGACAATCCCGGCGAGGTGTTCGAGCTGGAGAGCAGCAAGATGCTGGAGGTGAAGGTCAACGGCCGCATCTGGAGCAAGCTGGGGGCGATGGTGGCGTACAAGGGCAACCTGTCGTTCACGCGTGAAGGCATGCTGGAGGGCGGCCTGATGAAGGCCCTGAAACGCGCCGTGTCGCAGGAGATGAGTCCGCTGGCGAAGATCGAGGGGCGCGGCGTGGCGTACCTGGCGGACCAGGGGAAGGAAGTGCAGATTCTGCGCCTGCAGGGCGACGCGCTGAACGTGAACGGCAACGACCTGCTGGCCTTTGAGGACACCGTGCAGTACGACATCACCATGCAGCGCCGCATTGCGGGCATGGCGGCGGGTGGACTGTTCAGCGTGCGGGTCCAGGGGCACGGCATGGTGGCAATCCTGAGTCACGGCAAGCCGCTCACGCTGCGCGTCACGCCGCACGAGCCGATCTTCACGGACCCGAATGCGACCATCGCGTGGAGCGGGAACCTGCAGCCGCAGCTGAGAATGGATTCCAGCATGCGCAGCATCTTCGGGCGGGGCGGCGGGGAGACCTACCAGATGGTGTTCCAGGGAGACGGCTTCGTGGTCGTGCAGCCGTACGAGGAGTTCGAGGCGGGCATGGTGGGCGGCGACAGTCACGGCGGGCACAGCGTGGGCCGCAGCCTGGGGGACCTGTTCGACTGA
- the murG gene encoding undecaprenyldiphospho-muramoylpentapeptide beta-N-acetylglucosaminyltransferase, with protein MSLVVMATGGTGGHIYPAVATARELAGRGHEVLLLGQRGGMEERVAREQGLPFQGVEAGKLARSGQGRPDPRELLRAGQGVLQARSLLARLKPGAVVGYGGFASLPGVLAAQSLGVPTVLHEQNARLGLTQRLAVRRAAAVGTAYERVIGLDPARATMVGMPVREERLTRPEALSRLGLQDGPLTVFVMGGSQGSLFLNNAVPDTLRNLFGREGLLPPAEGGGLVDLDFTARAGGGVQVLHSTGPRWLPDVAPRVKDLEWYKAVGYVDAVAAWSVADVAITRAGTSTLAEAAFHGVPLIMVPLPESAENHQFHNALSVQAAGAGRVVAQKDASGLLGQAVLECASAGTRASMREAALGRAQSGAAGRFADLIERHLR; from the coding sequence ATGAGTCTGGTTGTGATGGCGACGGGGGGAACGGGCGGGCACATCTACCCGGCGGTGGCAACGGCGCGCGAGCTGGCAGGGCGCGGTCATGAAGTGCTGCTGCTGGGGCAGCGCGGCGGTATGGAGGAACGCGTGGCGCGCGAGCAGGGTCTGCCATTTCAGGGCGTGGAGGCCGGGAAGCTGGCGCGCAGCGGTCAGGGCCGGCCGGACCCCCGGGAGCTGCTGCGGGCCGGTCAGGGGGTGCTTCAAGCGCGCTCCCTGCTGGCGCGGCTGAAGCCGGGGGCGGTGGTGGGCTACGGGGGGTTTGCGAGCCTGCCGGGTGTGCTGGCCGCGCAGAGCCTCGGCGTCCCGACGGTGCTGCACGAGCAGAATGCCCGGCTGGGGCTCACGCAGCGCCTGGCGGTGCGCCGGGCGGCGGCGGTGGGGACGGCGTACGAGCGGGTGATCGGGCTGGACCCGGCGCGCGCCACGATGGTGGGCATGCCGGTGCGTGAGGAGCGCCTGACGCGCCCGGAGGCGCTGTCCAGGCTGGGCCTGCAGGACGGGCCGCTGACGGTGTTTGTCATGGGCGGCTCGCAGGGGTCACTGTTCCTGAACAACGCGGTGCCGGACACGCTGCGCAACCTGTTCGGGCGAGAGGGACTGCTGCCACCGGCGGAGGGGGGCGGGCTGGTGGACCTGGATTTCACGGCGCGGGCGGGGGGGGGCGTGCAGGTGCTGCACTCGACCGGGCCGCGCTGGCTGCCGGACGTCGCGCCGCGCGTGAAGGACCTGGAGTGGTACAAGGCGGTGGGGTACGTGGACGCCGTTGCGGCGTGGTCGGTGGCGGACGTCGCGATCACCCGGGCGGGGACGAGCACCCTGGCGGAGGCCGCGTTTCATGGGGTGCCGCTGATCATGGTGCCGCTGCCTGAGTCGGCGGAGAACCATCAGTTCCATAACGCCCTGAGCGTGCAGGCGGCGGGGGCGGGGCGTGTGGTGGCGCAGAAGGACGCGTCAGGACTGCTGGGGCAGGCGGTGTTAGAGTGTGCCTCAGCGGGAACGCGGGCCTCGATGCGTGAGGCGGCGCTCGGGCGGGCCCAGTCGGGTGCGGCGGGGCGTTTCGCGGACCTGATCGAACGGCACCTGCGTTAG
- the murC gene encoding UDP-N-acetylmuramate--L-alanine ligase has protein sequence MGVGGIGMSAFARLLSAQGHHVSGCDESATELTARLAQEGVAVAVGHAATHVTQAPFGPIDVLVASEAVPKSHPELEAARAAGVEIRPRMALLDALLRAGPSVGVIGTHGKTTTTSMIAVALTGAGLDPSAFVGGIVPEFGSNARLGHGPFVAEVDESDRGFAALGAGTAVFTNAEDDHVGGNQATYWETVEEQHAAFAQFVAQSGRVLACADWPGLDALCTGARELLTYGQAGNADYRAVNLRPDADGTSFTVVRRGETLTEARVALPGIHNVLNALAALAAVDLHGGDLTRASAALADFQGPGRRWQRIGELNGALIVDDYAHNATKVQAAVQAARQTGRRVRVVFQPHRYLRTQQSWPRLADALMDADEVLLLDIAAASEPPIEGIHATLISERMTGNGHGGVRYLPDRLEVLRVLRESAGPGDIIVTMGAGDVWKLSRELVGAAL, from the coding sequence ATGGGTGTGGGTGGCATCGGCATGAGTGCCTTTGCGCGCCTGCTGTCGGCGCAGGGGCACCACGTGAGTGGCTGTGACGAGAGTGCCACTGAACTGACGGCCCGTCTCGCCCAGGAGGGCGTGGCCGTGGCGGTGGGTCATGCGGCCACGCACGTGACCCAGGCGCCGTTCGGGCCGATCGATGTGCTTGTGGCCTCGGAAGCGGTTCCAAAGTCGCACCCCGAGCTGGAAGCCGCGCGCGCCGCGGGCGTCGAGATCCGCCCACGCATGGCCCTGCTCGACGCCCTGCTCCGCGCTGGCCCCAGCGTGGGCGTCATCGGCACGCATGGAAAGACCACCACCACCAGCATGATCGCCGTGGCCCTCACCGGCGCAGGCCTCGACCCTTCGGCCTTCGTGGGCGGCATCGTGCCGGAATTCGGCAGCAACGCCCGGCTGGGCCACGGGCCTTTCGTGGCCGAAGTGGACGAATCTGACCGGGGATTTGCGGCGCTCGGCGCGGGCACCGCCGTCTTCACGAACGCCGAGGACGACCATGTGGGCGGCAACCAGGCCACCTACTGGGAGACTGTGGAGGAACAGCACGCGGCGTTCGCGCAGTTCGTCGCCCAGTCGGGCCGGGTGCTGGCCTGCGCGGACTGGCCCGGCCTGGACGCCCTGTGCACCGGGGCGCGCGAGCTCCTCACCTACGGTCAGGCCGGGAACGCGGATTACCGCGCCGTGAACCTGCGGCCTGACGCTGACGGCACCAGTTTCACCGTGGTGCGCCGCGGCGAGACACTGACGGAAGCGCGCGTGGCGCTGCCCGGCATTCACAACGTTCTCAACGCCCTGGCGGCCCTCGCCGCCGTGGACCTGCACGGCGGCGACCTGACGCGTGCCTCGGCGGCGCTGGCAGACTTTCAGGGCCCTGGGCGGCGCTGGCAGCGCATCGGGGAGCTGAACGGCGCGCTGATCGTCGACGATTACGCCCATAACGCCACGAAGGTCCAGGCGGCCGTGCAGGCTGCCCGGCAGACCGGGCGGCGCGTGCGCGTGGTGTTCCAGCCGCACCGCTACCTGCGGACCCAGCAGTCCTGGCCGCGCCTTGCGGACGCCCTGATGGACGCCGATGAGGTCCTGCTGCTGGATATCGCCGCGGCCAGTGAGCCGCCCATTGAAGGCATTCACGCCACCCTGATCTCCGAACGCATGACCGGCAACGGGCATGGCGGCGTGCGCTACCTGCCAGACCGGCTGGAGGTGCTCCGGGTCCTGCGGGAGTCGGCAGGACCCGGGGACATCATCGTGACCATGGGAGCAGGCGACGTCTGGAAACTGTCGCGTGAACTGGTGGGAGCGGCCCTGTGA
- a CDS encoding UDP-N-acetylmuramate dehydrogenase, whose product MTAVLSGTGARVERLPLARFTTLGVGGESEVWFVESHEQLTEAMQRPYRVLGGGSNLVVADEGVPERVIRLSGPLAGRDLNPDPQLSDGQTVVTGWVGGGVPLPGLIRQLQKLGLSGLEGTVGIPAQVGGAVWMNAGTRYGEMFDGLHTLEIATPQGVRQVTPDDLNWGYRNSGIPRGHVVSRVRLKLSRAAPQDVLAKMDFADQARRGQPKMKTPGCAFKNPGGVSAGKLIDEAGLKGTRVGNALIAPEHANFIVNLGGATAADVHALLGIIRERVPVPLELEYELWPERL is encoded by the coding sequence GTGACGGCCGTGCTGAGCGGCACGGGCGCCCGTGTGGAGCGCCTGCCCCTTGCGCGCTTCACGACGCTGGGGGTGGGCGGTGAATCGGAGGTCTGGTTCGTGGAATCGCACGAGCAGCTCACCGAGGCGATGCAGCGGCCCTACCGGGTGCTGGGAGGCGGCAGCAACCTCGTGGTGGCCGACGAGGGCGTGCCGGAGCGCGTCATCCGCCTGAGTGGCCCGCTGGCCGGGCGGGACCTGAACCCGGACCCACAGCTCAGTGACGGCCAGACCGTCGTGACCGGCTGGGTGGGGGGCGGCGTGCCTCTGCCGGGACTGATCCGGCAGTTGCAGAAACTGGGCCTGAGCGGCCTGGAGGGCACTGTCGGCATCCCCGCGCAGGTTGGAGGCGCCGTGTGGATGAACGCCGGCACCCGCTACGGCGAAATGTTCGACGGCCTGCACACGCTGGAGATCGCAACCCCGCAGGGCGTGCGGCAGGTCACACCCGATGACCTGAACTGGGGGTACCGCAACAGCGGCATCCCGCGGGGCCACGTGGTTTCGCGCGTGCGCCTGAAACTGAGCCGCGCCGCGCCACAGGACGTGCTGGCGAAGATGGACTTCGCAGACCAGGCGCGCCGGGGACAGCCGAAGATGAAGACGCCGGGCTGCGCGTTCAAGAACCCGGGCGGCGTGAGCGCCGGAAAACTGATTGACGAGGCGGGCCTGAAAGGCACCCGCGTGGGGAACGCCCTGATTGCCCCGGAGCACGCGAACTTCATCGTGAACCTGGGGGGTGCCACTGCGGCGGACGTGCACGCCCTGCTGGGCATCATTCGCGAACGCGTTCCGGTGCCGCTGGAACTCGAATACGAGCTGTGGCCGGAGCGCCTGTGA